In the Mycolicibacter sp. MU0102 genome, one interval contains:
- a CDS encoding alpha/beta hydrolase family protein, with amino-acid sequence MHTDVTPLNPPIPIPDVPGADAGEHGLPHRSELSLREKAIVDASAFADIGLRTAVASMVAAAMIPSVLTTAVGRKQSRQERERLAFYAELASHHDPVRSFPAPAGLPRVSVRRANPIAERIARGRVENVSFLSGFEAVNPAMRDSWNALGNNNTARFQHWRHDDGPRPTLCVIHGFMGSPYLFNGLFFSLPWFFRTGYDVALFTLPFHGRRAEKYSPFSGYGYFSHGMSGFAEAMAQAVHDFRSMIDYLESTGVDRFALTGLSLGGYTSALLAAVEPRLQAVIPNVPVVSVESEIRDWFPANLILQGGQRLGQVAGDEFVAATAYHSPLNYRPLMAKERRLIITGLGDRLAPPEQSEMLWHHWDQCALHWFPGNHVLHVSQPTYLRRMTAFLRPYMF; translated from the coding sequence GTGCACACTGACGTCACCCCGCTCAATCCGCCCATCCCGATTCCCGATGTCCCCGGTGCCGATGCCGGCGAACACGGTCTGCCGCACCGCAGCGAGTTGTCGTTGCGGGAGAAGGCGATCGTGGATGCGTCGGCCTTCGCCGATATCGGCTTGCGCACCGCGGTCGCTTCCATGGTTGCCGCGGCGATGATCCCGTCGGTGCTCACCACCGCGGTGGGCCGCAAGCAGTCACGGCAGGAGCGGGAACGGCTGGCGTTCTACGCCGAGCTGGCGTCACACCACGACCCGGTCCGATCCTTTCCCGCGCCTGCGGGGCTGCCGAGGGTTTCGGTCCGGCGGGCAAATCCGATCGCGGAGCGGATCGCCCGCGGCAGGGTCGAGAACGTCTCGTTCCTCAGCGGTTTCGAAGCGGTCAATCCGGCGATGCGCGATTCGTGGAATGCCCTGGGGAACAACAACACCGCACGGTTTCAGCATTGGCGTCATGACGACGGGCCGCGACCGACACTATGCGTCATCCACGGTTTCATGGGGTCGCCCTACTTGTTCAACGGGCTCTTCTTCTCGCTGCCGTGGTTCTTCCGAACCGGGTACGACGTGGCCTTGTTCACGTTGCCCTTCCATGGCCGGCGGGCCGAGAAGTACTCCCCTTTCAGCGGATACGGTTATTTCTCGCACGGCATGTCGGGCTTCGCCGAGGCGATGGCCCAAGCGGTCCACGACTTCCGGTCGATGATCGACTATCTGGAGTCCACCGGCGTCGACCGCTTCGCGTTGACCGGCCTGTCGCTGGGCGGCTATACCAGTGCCCTGCTGGCTGCCGTCGAACCTCGACTGCAGGCGGTGATCCCGAATGTTCCGGTGGTTTCCGTCGAATCGGAGATCCGCGACTGGTTTCCGGCCAACCTGATACTCCAGGGCGGGCAACGGCTGGGGCAGGTCGCCGGCGACGAGTTCGTCGCTGCGACGGCCTACCACTCGCCGTTGAACTACCGCCCGCTGATGGCCAAGGAACGACGACTGATCATCACCGGCCTAGGCGATCGGCTGGCACCACCGGAGCAGTCCGAGATGCTCTGGCACCACTGGGATCAGTGCGCACTGCACTGGTTTCCGGGAAACCATGTGCTACACGTCAGCCAACCGACCTACCTGCGCAGGATGACCGCGTTCCTGCGGCCCTACATGTTCTAG
- a CDS encoding amidohydrolase family protein translates to MTHGDEAAAVRQVWSELGLPGIIDIHTHFMPKSVMDKVWKYFDSAGPMVGRPWPINYRMDEAKRVDTLRSFGVRRFTSLVYPHKPDMAEWLNGWAAQFARDTSDCLPTATFYPEPGAADYVKAAISAGARIFKAHIQVGDYDPTDPLLDDVWGVIEDCGVPVVIHCGSGPQPGRFTGPAPIRQLLRRYPRLALIIAHMGMPEYDEFLDICLESPSVHLDTTMAFTAFVDELMPFPTGADPRLRTAGERILFGSDFPNIPYGYLEALDAITALPGIDDAWLRGVLHDNAARLFATALPSG, encoded by the coding sequence ATGACTCATGGCGATGAAGCTGCCGCCGTCCGCCAGGTCTGGTCGGAGCTGGGGCTGCCGGGAATCATCGATATCCATACCCATTTCATGCCCAAGTCGGTGATGGACAAGGTGTGGAAGTACTTCGATTCGGCCGGCCCGATGGTCGGCCGGCCGTGGCCCATCAACTACCGCATGGATGAGGCCAAGCGGGTCGATACGCTGCGCTCATTCGGGGTGCGCCGGTTCACCTCGCTGGTGTATCCGCACAAGCCGGACATGGCGGAGTGGCTCAACGGGTGGGCAGCCCAATTCGCCCGCGACACATCGGATTGCCTGCCCACGGCGACGTTCTATCCGGAACCCGGCGCGGCCGACTACGTTAAAGCCGCCATCTCTGCTGGAGCCCGAATATTCAAGGCACACATCCAAGTCGGTGACTATGACCCGACCGACCCGCTGCTCGACGACGTCTGGGGCGTGATCGAGGACTGCGGCGTTCCGGTGGTCATCCACTGCGGCTCCGGACCGCAGCCCGGCCGTTTCACCGGGCCCGCACCGATTCGGCAGCTGCTGCGCCGATACCCGCGGCTGGCTTTGATCATCGCGCACATGGGCATGCCCGAGTACGACGAATTCCTCGACATCTGCCTGGAATCGCCAAGCGTGCACCTGGACACCACGATGGCTTTCACCGCATTTGTCGACGAGCTGATGCCGTTCCCCACCGGCGCGGATCCACGGTTACGCACCGCGGGCGAGCGGATTCTGTTCGGCAGTGACTTTCCGAACATCCCATACGGCTACCTTGAGGCGCTGGACGCGATCACCGCGCTTCCCGGCATCGACGACGCCTGGCTACGTGGGGTTCTGCACGACAATGCCGCACGGCTGTTCGCAACCGCGTTACCATCCGGTTGA
- the bluB gene encoding 5,6-dimethylbenzimidazole synthase: MADPSFTEQERQAVYRVITERRDMRRFVPGSTVDPGVLARLLAAAHAAPSVGLMQPWRFVRITDDALRQRIHALVDEERHRTAEALGRREQEFLALKVEGIRECAELLVVALRDGRQAHIFGRRTLPQMDLASVSCAIQNLWLAARAEGLGMGWVSLFEPAPLAQLLEMPSDAEPVAILCLGPVPEFPDRPALEIDEWAYRQPLGEFVSENTWEKP, encoded by the coding sequence GTGGCTGATCCATCGTTCACCGAGCAGGAGCGCCAAGCCGTGTACCGGGTGATCACCGAGCGGCGCGACATGCGCCGATTCGTACCCGGCAGCACAGTCGACCCGGGTGTCCTGGCACGCCTGTTGGCGGCGGCCCACGCCGCACCCAGTGTGGGCCTCATGCAACCGTGGCGGTTCGTGCGCATCACCGACGACGCCCTTCGGCAGCGCATCCATGCCTTGGTCGACGAGGAGCGCCATCGCACCGCCGAGGCGCTGGGCCGTCGCGAGCAGGAGTTCCTGGCCTTGAAGGTGGAAGGCATCCGCGAGTGCGCCGAACTTTTGGTGGTGGCGTTGCGAGACGGCAGGCAGGCGCACATCTTCGGTCGCCGTACCCTTCCGCAGATGGATCTGGCGTCGGTGTCGTGCGCGATTCAGAACCTATGGCTGGCCGCGCGCGCCGAGGGGCTGGGCATGGGCTGGGTGTCGCTGTTCGAACCTGCACCGCTGGCGCAATTGCTGGAAATGCCCTCGGATGCGGAGCCCGTGGCGATCTTGTGCCTGGGCCCCGTTCCGGAGTTCCCGGACCGGCCGGCACTGGAGATCGACGAGTGGGCCTACCGACAGCCGTTAGGCGAGTTTGTGTCCGAAAATACCTGGGAGAAACCATGA
- a CDS encoding phosphatase PAP2 family protein, with protein MVTPSAARAAALISVAAAVAVYVLMLIGYRQGWIWLADVDSAALDASYDVAVKHPVWVRFWDGVSTVFEPAVFRAVGMVVALVAVLRRRLRAALFLLVTVEMTGLLTVLAKGSVGRPRPVTALVSATSTSFPSGHALGVMIGVGALLLLALPALRGNARTAAVSVGVLLVGAVGVSRVALNVHHPSDVLAGWALGWAYLTAWALVLQPWRRPGLTGSAGAPQDGQNDQQ; from the coding sequence GTGGTGACACCTTCGGCTGCGCGCGCGGCGGCGCTGATCTCGGTGGCGGCCGCGGTGGCGGTCTACGTACTGATGTTGATCGGCTATCGGCAGGGCTGGATTTGGCTGGCCGACGTCGACTCCGCTGCCCTGGACGCGAGCTACGACGTCGCGGTCAAGCACCCGGTCTGGGTCCGGTTTTGGGATGGCGTATCCACGGTGTTTGAGCCGGCGGTGTTCCGGGCGGTGGGCATGGTGGTGGCCCTGGTCGCGGTGCTGCGCAGGCGGTTGCGTGCGGCGCTGTTCCTCTTGGTGACGGTGGAGATGACCGGGCTGCTGACCGTGCTGGCCAAGGGCTCGGTCGGGAGGCCGCGGCCGGTGACGGCCCTGGTCTCGGCGACCTCGACCTCGTTTCCGTCCGGACACGCGCTGGGGGTGATGATCGGAGTCGGCGCGCTGTTGCTGCTGGCGCTGCCCGCGCTGCGGGGCAACGCCAGAACGGCGGCGGTGAGCGTCGGCGTGTTGTTGGTGGGTGCGGTCGGGGTCTCTCGAGTAGCGCTCAACGTCCACCACCCCTCCGACGTACTGGCCGGCTGGGCGCTGGGCTGGGCCTATCTGACGGCATGGGCTCTGGTGCTGCAACCGTGGCGGCGACCGGGGTTGACCGGATCTGCCGGCGCGCCCCAAGATGGCCAAAATGACCAGCAGTAA
- a CDS encoding L,D-transpeptidase family protein, translating into MRRLVSLFSAALCTAAAALTAAPGAQADAIPWFARSVGNANQVISVVGVGGSDAKMDVYQRSATGWQPVAAGIATHVGSAGMAAKAKSGYPATPMGVFTLPYAFGTAPNPGGGLQYVQVGADHWWDGDDHSPTFNTMQVCKKAQCAFDTSESENLEIPQYKHAVVMGVNTARTPGDGAGFFFHTTDGGPTAGCVAIDDAKLVQIIQWLRPGAVIAIAK; encoded by the coding sequence ATGCGCCGACTTGTGAGCTTGTTCAGCGCTGCCCTGTGCACGGCTGCCGCGGCGCTGACCGCGGCTCCAGGAGCCCAAGCCGACGCCATCCCATGGTTTGCCCGTTCGGTAGGCAACGCCAATCAGGTGATTTCGGTTGTCGGGGTAGGCGGTTCGGACGCCAAGATGGACGTCTATCAGCGCAGCGCGACGGGCTGGCAGCCGGTGGCCGCCGGGATCGCGACCCACGTCGGTTCGGCCGGCATGGCAGCCAAGGCAAAGAGCGGATACCCGGCCACCCCGATGGGCGTCTTCACCCTGCCGTATGCGTTCGGCACCGCGCCGAATCCCGGCGGGGGGCTGCAATATGTCCAGGTCGGGGCCGATCACTGGTGGGACGGCGACGACCACAGCCCGACGTTTAACACCATGCAGGTGTGCAAGAAGGCGCAATGCGCGTTCGACACCAGCGAGAGTGAGAACCTCGAAATCCCGCAGTACAAACACGCTGTGGTGATGGGGGTCAACACCGCCCGCACCCCCGGGGACGGCGCAGGCTTCTTCTTTCACACCACCGACGGAGGCCCGACCGCGGGCTGCGTGGCGATCGACGACGCCAAGCTGGTGCAGATCATTCAGTGGCTGCGCCCAGGCGCGGTCATCGCGATCGCGAAGTAG
- a CDS encoding DUF732 domain-containing protein: MTVRMPRTLAVSAFAVAGLLGLAAPAGADTDDNGFLGALDKMGISYPDAADAVAGGHSVCEYLAGGHSPNQAAKAVKNANPSLTLTRASQFVSIARASYCEEG; the protein is encoded by the coding sequence ATGACGGTTCGCATGCCCCGCACACTCGCAGTGAGCGCCTTCGCGGTGGCCGGTCTGCTGGGTCTGGCCGCACCGGCGGGCGCCGATACCGATGACAACGGCTTCCTCGGCGCCCTCGACAAGATGGGTATCTCCTACCCCGATGCCGCCGACGCGGTGGCCGGCGGGCATTCGGTGTGCGAATACCTCGCCGGGGGGCACTCGCCCAATCAGGCGGCCAAGGCCGTGAAGAACGCCAACCCCAGCCTCACGCTGACCAGGGCGTCGCAGTTCGTCAGCATCGCGCGAGCGTCGTACTGCGAAGAGGGCTGA
- a CDS encoding DUF732 domain-containing protein, with protein MVAIGATALVSAAPAYAEPDPDAMFISAIEQAGIEYTNPADAVAVGREVCAYLGAGHHSDSAARAVRISNRSMSVKNAARFVTYSQVAFCPDSITD; from the coding sequence TTGGTCGCGATCGGTGCTACGGCACTGGTCAGCGCCGCGCCGGCATACGCCGAACCGGACCCCGACGCCATGTTCATCAGCGCGATCGAGCAGGCGGGGATCGAATACACCAATCCGGCTGACGCCGTCGCCGTCGGCCGGGAGGTCTGCGCCTACCTGGGCGCGGGACATCACTCAGATTCCGCGGCACGCGCCGTGCGGATCTCGAACCGCAGCATGTCGGTGAAGAACGCCGCCCGGTTCGTGACGTACTCCCAAGTGGCGTTCTGCCCCGACTCGATCACCGATTGA
- a CDS encoding PPE family protein, translating to MYLDYGVLPPEINSGRMYAGPGSGSMLSAATAWENLAAELNTAAASYDSVTSGLAAGPWTGPAATAMAASAAPYVTWLRGAGAQAETTARQATAAAEAYATAVAAVVPPPVIAANRVLLKQLVATNFFGQNSPAIAEAERQYAEMWAQDAAAMYRYASSSAAASALTTFNPPPQTTNAAGQSAQSAAVAQAGVAAAGNGAATDIFSSLISIIGQISPFTGLATQGLSATMTGWSGTANMLSNVNNGIGLAAFQAENPGGLDEILHPPKIGPAGLGLGGLGLGKTGLGSAGLGAGLGSVGSSATAGTALKIGALSVPHGWAMPVTLTSAGAPLPTPAVAAAPALGGGVPGGAFGETMLGTLAGRGLGAATSRAAAHRRTVVPRPPAAG from the coding sequence GTGTACCTGGACTACGGGGTCCTGCCCCCGGAGATCAATTCGGGACGCATGTACGCCGGCCCCGGATCCGGTTCCATGCTGTCCGCCGCCACTGCGTGGGAGAACCTCGCCGCCGAGCTGAACACCGCCGCGGCGTCCTACGACTCGGTCACCTCAGGCCTGGCTGCCGGCCCGTGGACCGGCCCGGCAGCGACGGCGATGGCAGCCTCCGCGGCCCCGTACGTGACCTGGCTGCGGGGCGCCGGCGCTCAGGCCGAAACCACCGCTCGCCAGGCGACCGCCGCGGCGGAGGCCTACGCGACGGCGGTGGCCGCAGTGGTGCCCCCACCGGTGATCGCCGCCAACCGCGTCCTGCTCAAGCAGCTGGTTGCCACCAACTTCTTCGGGCAGAACTCCCCGGCGATCGCCGAAGCCGAGCGCCAATACGCCGAGATGTGGGCCCAGGACGCGGCCGCGATGTACCGCTACGCCAGTTCCTCGGCGGCCGCATCGGCGTTGACCACGTTCAACCCGCCGCCGCAGACCACCAACGCGGCGGGGCAGTCCGCTCAGTCCGCGGCGGTTGCCCAGGCCGGGGTCGCGGCGGCCGGCAACGGTGCGGCCACCGACATCTTCAGTTCGTTGATTTCGATCATCGGCCAGATATCGCCGTTCACCGGCTTGGCCACCCAGGGCCTGAGCGCCACGATGACCGGCTGGTCGGGCACGGCGAACATGCTCAGCAACGTCAACAACGGGATCGGCCTGGCAGCCTTTCAGGCGGAGAACCCCGGCGGCCTCGACGAAATCCTGCACCCACCCAAGATCGGCCCGGCCGGTTTGGGTCTGGGCGGGCTGGGACTGGGCAAAACCGGACTCGGCAGCGCCGGCTTGGGGGCCGGACTGGGCAGTGTGGGGTCGTCGGCGACCGCCGGTACTGCGCTCAAGATCGGGGCGTTGTCGGTGCCCCACGGCTGGGCGATGCCGGTCACGCTGACCTCGGCGGGAGCGCCACTACCAACCCCGGCCGTGGCGGCGGCGCCGGCCCTGGGCGGAGGGGTGCCCGGCGGGGCGTTCGGTGAGACCATGCTCGGCACCCTGGCCGGTCGCGGTCTGGGTGCGGCGACATCGCGCGCGGCCGCTCATCGCCGCACCGTGGTGCCACGTCCGCCCGCCGCAGGTTAA
- a CDS encoding PPE family protein, with amino-acid sequence MDFAFLPPEVNSGRMYTGPGAAPMLAAATAWDALAAELETAAVSYSEAISSLIGHAWSGPTSVAMAAAAAPYVAWLQAVAANAEQTAIQAKVVASAYEAAFAATVPPTVVAANRTLLATLVATNFFGQNTPAIAATEAAYAEMWAQDAVAMYGYAAAAMPASSLPQLEQPPQTTNPAGPGSQSAAVSHAAAGNGQALAQSTLQQFANPAAASDPPTWWETFTSELGQVTPFSSIASSGLSFDSSLYTVVSNGAGWGRLVYVRGGAEGALTFEGIGPRGVLSASTTPVTGPGVGRAIPVGGLSVPPSWATAAPEMKPIAFTLAAAETPMPVAAGLPPGMACQEAMMGTTAGQGATPDNNSRRNQKTNGKNDDQDGKPITTLTNGSGWLASSWAYHTRQREGQPLPTHWRTG; translated from the coding sequence ATGGACTTCGCGTTCCTCCCCCCGGAGGTCAATTCCGGCCGGATGTACACCGGCCCGGGGGCAGCTCCGATGCTCGCCGCGGCGACCGCCTGGGATGCCCTGGCCGCCGAACTGGAGACTGCCGCGGTCAGCTACTCCGAGGCGATCTCGAGTCTGATCGGTCACGCGTGGTCCGGCCCGACATCGGTCGCGATGGCCGCCGCGGCGGCTCCCTACGTGGCGTGGCTGCAGGCCGTCGCTGCCAACGCCGAGCAGACCGCGATCCAGGCCAAAGTGGTTGCCTCCGCCTATGAAGCCGCTTTCGCCGCCACTGTCCCGCCGACGGTGGTAGCCGCCAACAGGACCCTGCTTGCCACCCTGGTCGCCACCAACTTCTTCGGCCAGAACACCCCGGCGATCGCCGCGACCGAGGCGGCATACGCCGAGATGTGGGCTCAAGACGCCGTCGCGATGTACGGCTACGCGGCGGCGGCGATGCCGGCAAGCTCACTACCGCAACTCGAGCAGCCGCCGCAGACCACCAACCCGGCCGGGCCAGGCTCCCAGTCCGCGGCGGTATCGCACGCGGCAGCCGGCAACGGCCAGGCATTGGCCCAGTCGACGCTGCAGCAGTTCGCGAATCCGGCGGCCGCATCGGACCCGCCGACCTGGTGGGAAACCTTCACCTCCGAACTGGGCCAGGTGACGCCGTTCAGCAGCATCGCTTCCAGCGGGCTGAGTTTTGACTCCAGCCTGTACACCGTGGTGAGCAACGGTGCCGGCTGGGGACGGCTGGTGTACGTCCGCGGTGGGGCCGAGGGTGCGTTGACCTTCGAGGGGATCGGGCCGCGCGGGGTGTTGTCGGCGTCCACCACGCCGGTGACGGGGCCGGGCGTCGGCAGGGCGATCCCGGTGGGTGGGCTGTCGGTGCCGCCGAGCTGGGCGACCGCGGCCCCGGAGATGAAGCCCATCGCCTTCACGCTGGCCGCCGCCGAGACCCCCATGCCGGTTGCCGCTGGACTACCGCCGGGAATGGCGTGCCAGGAGGCGATGATGGGAACGACTGCGGGCCAAGGCGCAACGCCCGACAACAACAGTCGCCGCAACCAGAAGACCAACGGCAAGAACGACGATCAGGATGGCAAGCCGATCACGACACTGACCAATGGCAGTGGCTGGCTGGCGTCGTCCTGGGCGTATCACACCCGGCAGCGCGAAGGTCAGCCTTTGCCTACGCACTGGCGGACCGGCTAG
- a CDS encoding TetR/AcrR family transcriptional regulator, producing MTISAGSARASGPSGPTRRTSAPRKRGDDTRARIIDETVRCITEEGFGAATAKHVAERAGVTWGVIQYHFGDRNGLLMAVVDDGVAELLTSLSAVDVSELGLRERIEAVVDTAWRCYASPTSLAAFEILRATRGSLGEQSHEHLMQMNTAINRLGRLVSDDPADSGVAEVIWAALRGIVLAQMIMGVPIDWQTERRVLLDMVAHYLQRDRG from the coding sequence ATGACTATTTCCGCTGGTTCCGCTCGGGCTTCGGGGCCCTCTGGGCCGACCCGGCGAACCAGCGCGCCCCGTAAGCGCGGTGACGACACCCGCGCGCGGATCATCGACGAGACGGTGCGCTGCATCACCGAAGAGGGGTTCGGCGCGGCGACCGCCAAGCACGTCGCCGAGCGGGCCGGGGTGACGTGGGGGGTCATCCAGTACCACTTCGGGGACCGCAACGGCCTGTTGATGGCCGTGGTCGACGACGGGGTAGCCGAACTGCTGACGAGCCTGTCCGCCGTCGACGTGAGCGAGCTGGGGCTGCGGGAGCGCATCGAAGCCGTCGTCGACACCGCGTGGCGCTGCTATGCCAGCCCGACTTCGCTGGCCGCGTTCGAGATACTGCGGGCCACTCGCGGCAGCTTGGGCGAGCAGTCCCACGAGCACCTGATGCAGATGAACACCGCGATCAACAGGTTGGGCCGGTTGGTTTCCGACGACCCCGCGGATTCCGGTGTGGCCGAGGTGATCTGGGCAGCGCTGCGGGGAATTGTGTTGGCGCAGATGATCATGGGCGTGCCCATTGACTGGCAGACGGAGCGGCGAGTGTTGCTCGACATGGTCGCCCACTACCTGCAACGCGATCGCGGTTAG
- a CDS encoding glycoside hydrolase family 16 protein — MNRRQVMMMLGAGALAAAAPTPQARAVPAVPGAPGDPASPGTPPTAAAKPAAFIWHDEFDGPAGSAPDSSKWTISNHRTPIRRPVGWDRPEYFYQYRDSRKNVFLDGNSNLVIRGTQEGNTFFGGLVHGNWRGGIGTTWEARIKLNCQTAGCWPGWWLSNDDPGREGEIDLMEWYGNGEWPSGTTVHANPYGTAFETFAFPVDGNWHNWRVTWNQSGMYFWQDYVEGMEPYFSVPAVGIENIDEPGREWPFNDPGYTVFPILNLAIGGSGGGDARVGSYPADMLIDWVRVF; from the coding sequence ATGAACCGCCGTCAGGTCATGATGATGCTGGGTGCCGGCGCATTGGCTGCCGCAGCACCCACCCCCCAGGCCAGAGCCGTTCCCGCGGTTCCTGGAGCGCCGGGCGACCCGGCTTCGCCTGGGACGCCCCCGACCGCCGCCGCCAAGCCCGCGGCCTTCATCTGGCATGACGAGTTCGACGGCCCGGCTGGCTCGGCTCCCGACTCTTCGAAGTGGACGATCTCGAACCACCGCACCCCGATCCGTCGCCCGGTGGGCTGGGACCGGCCCGAGTACTTCTACCAGTACCGCGACAGCCGCAAGAACGTCTTCCTCGACGGCAACTCCAACCTGGTGATCCGGGGCACCCAGGAAGGCAACACCTTCTTCGGCGGCCTGGTGCACGGCAACTGGCGCGGCGGCATCGGTACCACCTGGGAAGCCCGCATCAAGTTGAACTGCCAGACCGCGGGCTGCTGGCCCGGATGGTGGCTGTCCAACGACGACCCGGGCCGTGAGGGCGAGATCGACCTCATGGAGTGGTACGGCAACGGCGAGTGGCCCTCGGGCACCACCGTGCACGCCAACCCCTACGGCACCGCGTTCGAAACCTTCGCGTTCCCGGTCGACGGCAACTGGCACAACTGGCGCGTCACCTGGAACCAGAGCGGCATGTACTTCTGGCAGGACTACGTCGAGGGCATGGAGCCCTACTTCTCCGTCCCGGCGGTCGGCATCGAGAACATCGATGAGCCGGGCCGGGAGTGGCCGTTCAACGACCCCGGCTACACGGTGTTCCCGATCCTGAACCTGGCCATCGGCGGATCCGGCGGCGGCGACGCCCGAGTGGGCAGCTACCCGGCCGACATGCTGATCGACTGGGTGCGGGTCTTCTAG